A portion of the Manihot esculenta cultivar AM560-2 chromosome 2, M.esculenta_v8, whole genome shotgun sequence genome contains these proteins:
- the LOC110602817 gene encoding GRAS family protein RAM1 — translation MNSQPVIIISSSLVLISLATFINFFLSLSLFFTESSSSQMMEGLVEEEELLNLSLAIVSESGGERRRKRKIRALFDSSNSYEGGEGKIFKLLQMREQMLKPDNKRKRVVEDGRSLHLIHLLLITATAVDENNLDTALENLTELYQSVSLTGDSVQRVVVYFADALSARILTPKSPFYDMIMKEPTSEEKFLAFTDLYRVSPYYQLAHFTANQAILEAFEKEEESNNRALHVIDFDVSYGFQWPSLIQSLSEKATTGNQVSLRITGYGRSLEELQETESRLVSFTKGFRNLIFEFQGLLRGSSKLMNPRKKKNETVAVNLIFHLNTLNEFLKLSDTLNLIHSLNPSIVVLVEQEGIRNPGSFLSRFMESLHYFAAMFDSLEDCLPLESSERLSVEKNHLGKEIKSMLNYDKDNNDNDSKCSRYEKMETWKGRMESHGFSGIKLSSKTLIQAKLLLKIRTHYSSLQFDGESSNGFRVFERDEGRAISLGWQDRSLLTASAWHCV, via the coding sequence ATGAACTCTCAACCCGTTATTATCATCTCCTCCTCTCTTGTCCTAATTTCACTAGCTACATTTATTaacttctttctctctctctcgctcttTTTTACAGAATCAAGCAGCAGCCAAATGATGGAAGgcttggtggaggaggaggagctgCTGAATCTTAGTCTGGCAATTGTTTCGGAATCTGGTGGAGAGAGGAGAAGGAAGAGGAAGATAAGGGCTCTTTTCGATTCGTCGAACTCGTATGAAGGAGGTGAAGGGAAGATCTTTAAGCTACTCCAAATGAGAGAACAAATGCTGAAACCAGATAACAAGAGGAAACGAGTAGTAGAAGATGGAAGAAGTCTGCATTTGATCCATTTGCTTCTCATTACAGCAACTGCTGTTGATGAGAATAATTTAGACACAGCTTTAGAGAATCTAACTGAACTTTACCAAAGTGTTTCCTTAACAGGAGATTCTGTCCAAAGGGTTGTTGTCTATTTTGCAGATGCCTTGTCTGCTAGGATTCTCACCCCAAAATCTCCATTCTATGACATGATCATGAAGGAACCAACTAGTGAAGAAAAGTTCTTGGCTTTCACAGATCTCTATCGTGTCTCTCCTTATTACCAGTTAGCTCATTTCACAGCCAACCAGGCCATACTCGAAGCATTCGAGAAGGAAGAAGAGAGCAATAACCGAGCATTGCATGTTATAGATTTTGATGTCTCGTATGGATTTCAATGGCCTTCTCTAATACAATCTCTTTCTGAGAAAGCAACCACTGGCAATCAAGTTTCTCTTCGGATAACTGGGTATGGAAGAAGCTTGGAAGAACTTCAAGAAACTGAGAGCAGATTGGTTAGCTTCACTAAAGGATTTCGAAATCTAATCTTTGAGTTTCAGGGATTGTTGAGAGGATCATCCAAGCTGATGAAtccaaggaaaaagaagaatgaAACTGTTGCTGTTAATCTAATTTTTCATTTGAATACTTTGAATGAATTTCTTAAGCTATCTGACACATTAAACTTAATACATTCACTTAATCCTTCCATTGTTGTTTTGGTGGAGCAAGAAGGAATCAGAAACCCAGGAAGCTTCTTATCAAGATTTATGGAATCCTTGCATTATTTTGCAGCCATGTTTGATTCTTTAGAAGATTGTCTTCCATTAGAGAGCTCAGAGAGGTTAAGCGTAGAGAAGAATCATCTTGGAAAAGAGATCAAATCCATGCTCAATTATGACAAAGATAATAATGATAATGATTCAAAGTGTTCAAGATATGAGAAGATGGAGACATGGAAGGGAAGAATGGAAAGCCATGGATTCTCAGGCATTAAGCTAAGCTCAAAAACTTTGATTCAAGCCAAGCTCCTTTTGAAAATTAGGACCCATTATAGCTCTCTTCAATTTGATGGAGAGAGTAGTAATGGATTTAGAGTATTTGAAAGAGATGAAGGAAGAGCTATTTCTTTAGGGTGGCAAGATAGGAGTTTGCTTACAGCCTCTGCTTGGCATTGTGTATGA